In a single window of the Nicotiana tomentosiformis chromosome 10, ASM39032v3, whole genome shotgun sequence genome:
- the LOC138900165 gene encoding uncharacterized protein gives MQDHINLRNDFQFTDISQVSSNGLSGGIVILWHCDLINVDELRMSEQDIHCMVQLPNVKRAQLQLLCKEFEIPHMKAGETVNEFFARTLTMANKLKANGEDNGDDTSTITIDELQSSLLVHEQRMSSPIVDEQALKIAHGEQSGGRNQGFGRGRGRFDKTTVEFYSCHKLGHFQWEYLQKEKVVNYAETHGEMLLMAYVDSGANDKDTWFLDSGCNNHMCGKKEYFFDFDGRFRDSVKLGNNLSLSVIGKGNIRLQVKKTTQVITTKRHGAWFAATQVSSEIIKDCLVGKQQCDPFPKKSNWRASQVLQLIYADICGPIKPISNSKKRYLLTFIDYFSRKLWVYFLIEMSEAFAIFKRFKTYIEKETNSFIRGFHTYRGEEFTSQEFSSFCDENGIKRQLTTPYTPQQNVVVERKNRIIMNMVRSMLSEKKLPKIFWPEAVNWIVHVFNWSPTLSIKNKTPEEALSGNKHSVEYFRVFGCLSHVHVSDNTRSKLDDKSLCCVLLGVSEQSKAYRLYDPISQRIIISRDVMFEEDRS, from the exons CTTCCTAATGTTAAGAGAGCACAATTGCAACTTCTTTGCAAAGAGTTTGAAATTCCGCACATGAAGGCAGGGGAAACCGTGAATGAGTTTTTTGCTCGAACTCTCACCATGGCTAACAAGTTAAAAGCAAATGGTGAAGATAATGGAGAT GATACAAGCACGATAACTATTGATGAGTTGCAAAGTAGTTTGCTTGTGCATGAACAACGCATGAGCTCTCCAATTGTGGATGAACAAGCCTTAAAGATTGCTCATGGAGAACAATCCGGTGGAAGGAACCAAGGCTTTGGAAGGGGAAGAGGCAGATTTGACAAAACTACAGTGGAGTTTTACAGCTGTCACAAGCTTGGACATTTTCAATGGGAGTATCTACAAAAGGAAAAAGTGGTCAATTATGCAGAAACTCATGGAGAGATGTTGTTGATGGCGTATGTTGATTCAGGTGCTAACGATAAAGACACATGGTTTCTTGACTCAGGATGCAATAATCATATGTGCGGAAAGAAGGAATATTTTTTCGATTTTGATGGAAGGTTTAGAGATTCAGTGAAGTTGGGTAACAATTTAAGCTTGAGTGTAATAGGAAAGGGAAATATAAGGCTTCAGGTGAAGAAAACAACGCAGGTTATCACAA CAAAAAGGCATGGTGCATGGTTTGCCGCaactcaagtctcctctgaaatTATCAAAGACTGTTTGGTGGGAAAGCAACAATGTGATCCATTTCCAAAGAAGAGCAATTGGAGAGCTTCACAAGTTCTACAGCTAATATATGCTGATATTTGTGGTCCGATCAAGCCTATATCTAATAGCAAAAAGAGGTATCTGCTCACATTCATTGATTATTTTAGcagaaaattatgggtttatttTTTGATTGAGATGTCTGAAGCCTTTGCTATTTTTAAAAGATTTAAGACTTACATTGAAAAAGAGACGAATTCTTTTATTAGAGGCTTTCATACATATCGGGGAGAAGAATTCACTTCACAAGAATTCTCTAGCTTTTGTGATGAGAATGGAATAAAGAGACAATTGACAACTCCatacacgccgcaacaaaatgtGGTTGTGGAGCGAAAGAATAGAATTATTATGAATATGGTCCGTAGCATGCTATCAGAGAAGAAGCTTCCCAAGATATTTTGGCCTGAAGCAGTCAATTGGATAGTTCATGTCTTTAATTGGAGTCCGACATTGTCAATAAAAAATAAGACACCAGAGGAAGCATTGAGTGGAAACAAGCATTCAGTTGAGTACTTTAGAGTTTTTGGCTGCCTTTCTCATGTTCATGTGTCTGATAATACTAGATCAAAGCTAGATGATAAgagtttgtgttgtgttttgttGGGAGTCAGTGAGCAATCAAAAGCTTATAGACTTTATGATCCAATTTCACAAAGGATCATTATAAGTAGGGATGTCATGTTTGAAGAAGACAGGAGCTAG